Proteins found in one Grus americana isolate bGruAme1 unplaced genomic scaffold, bGruAme1.mat scaffold_961, whole genome shotgun sequence genomic segment:
- the LOC129201328 gene encoding olfactory receptor 14A16-like, with the protein MLRSNRRRNLHSTWHVPHAQSEQMSNSSSITQFLLLAFADTRELQLLHFGLFLGIYLAALLGNGLIITAIACDHHLHTPMYFFLLNLSLLDLGSISTTLPKAMANSLWDTRDISYQGCAAQLFLFVFFVSAELYLLTIMAYDRYVAICKPLHYGTLLGNRACAHMAAAAWGSGFLYALLHTANTFSLPLCHGNAVDQFFCEIPQILKLSCSDAYLREVGLIVVSACLAFGCFVFIVVSYVQIFRAVLRIPSEQGRHKAFSTCLPHLAVVSLFLSTGSFAHLKPLSVSSATLDLVVSLLYSVVPPAVNPLIYSMRNQELKDAVWKLMTGCYSEAKNCPSSA; encoded by the exons ATGTTGCGAAGTAACAGGAGGAGAAATCTGCACAGCACTTGGCACG TTCCCCATGCTCAGAGtgaacaaatgtccaacagcagctccatcacccagttcctcctcctggcattcgcagacacacgggagctgcagctcttgcacttcgggctcttcctgggcatctacctggctgcgctcctgggaaacggcctcatcatcaccgccatagcctgtgaccaccacctccacacccccatgtacttcttcctcctcaacctctccctccttgacctgggctccatctccaccactctccccaaagccatggccaattccctctgggacaccagggacaTCTCCTACcaaggatgtgctgcacagctctttctgtttgtttttttcgTTTCAGCAGAATTGTATCTTCTCACcatcatggcctatgaccgctacgttgccatctgcaaacccctgcactacgggaccctcctgggcaacagagcttgtgcccacatggcagcagctgcctggggcagtgggtttctctatgctttGCTGCACacagccaatacattttccctacccctctgccacggcaatgctgtggaccagttcttctgtgaaatcccccagatcctcaagctctcctgctcagatgcctacctcagggaagttgggctaattgtggttagtgcctgtttagcctttgggtgttttgttttcattgtggtgtcctatgtgcagatcttcagggctgtgctgaggatcccctctgagcagggacggcacaaagccttttccacgtgcctccctcacctggccgtggtctccttGTTTCTCAGCACTGGATCATTTGCCCACCTGAAGcccctgtctgtctcctccgcAACCCTGGATCTCGTGGTGTCacttctgtactcggtggtaccTCCAGCCGtaaaccccctcatctacagcatgaggaaccaggagctcaaggatgcagtgtggaaactgatgACCGGATGttattcagaagcaaaaaactgCCCCTCTTCTGCATAG